From a single Drosophila sulfurigaster albostrigata strain 15112-1811.04 chromosome 3, ASM2355843v2, whole genome shotgun sequence genomic region:
- the LOC133841666 gene encoding putative uncharacterized protein DDB_G0271606 isoform X7, with translation MSRLTEEMVVARSKQSDLGMIKKLNCWGSDLSDVNIIKRMRGVEVLALSVNKISTLEPFEDCLKLQELYLRKNNIQNLNEISYLQNLPALKYLWLEENPCCDRAGPNYRAIVLRALPNLKKLDNVEVTQEELDDALRGGGGETHATEDDVYEDAYEARQQQQQQQQQQQQQHQQQQQQRVSPQQQHSPQQHMQQSPQQPTHHSPQQHQHQQQPQQHQQRRSSSPMKESDRQPYPAHYRHSQTDLTEWEEHQQHQAPQVHHNPYGSQMQLHYQQQPQQRRSAGPETGERYAYRNGSARENGGEWEEERPRSSSRRPEGRYSDSVSNVSANVLNHFSGCHRRPVNRNSNLLSATLCLVKELDYSSLEVLEHAVRCRIDEMAGE, from the exons atgtCGCGCCTAACGGAAGAAATGGTTGTTGCCCGTTCCAAGCAATCCGATTTGGGAATGATTAAAAAGCTCAATTGCTG GGGCAGTGATCTCAGCGATGTGAACATAATCAAACGAATGCGTGGTGTTGAAGTCTTGGCGCTTAG CGTGAACAAGATCAGCACTTTGGAACCATTTGAAGACTGCCTGAAACTACAGGAGCTGTATTTACgcaaaaacaatatacaaaatctCAATGAAATTAGCTATTTGCAAAATCTGCCAGCGCTCAAGTATCTGTGGCTGGAGGAGAATCCCTGCTGCGATCGTGCGGGACCAAA CTATCGCGCGATTGTGTTACGCGCTCTGCCCAACCTCAAGAAATTGGATAATGTGGAGGTCACACAGGAGGAGCTCGACGATGCATTGCGAGGCGGAGGCGGCGAGACGCATGCCACCGAAGACGATGTCTATGAAGATGCCTATGAGgcgcgacaacagcagcaacaacaacaacaacaacagcagcagcaacatcagcagcagcaacagcaacgcgtttcaccgcaacagcagcattcaCCGCAACAGCACATGCAACAATCACCGCAACAGCCAACACATCACTCAccgcagcaacatcaacaccaacagcagccacagcaacatcaacagcgtCGCAGCTCGAGTCCCATGAAAGAG TCGGATCGTCAACCATATCCAGCACACTATCGTCACAGTCAAACCGATCTGACTGAATGGGAGgagcatcaacagcatcaggCACCTCAGGTTCATCACAATCCCTACGGCAGTCAGATGCAGTTGcattatcagcagcagccacagcagcgaCGTAGCGCGGGTCCCGAGACCGGAGAGCGTTACGCCTATCGGAATGGAAGTGCTCGGGAGAATGGGGGAGAGTGGGAGGAAGAGCGACCCCGATCCAG cAGCAGACGTCCCGAGGGTCGCTACAGCGATTCGGTCAGCAATGTGTCAGCAAATGTCTTGAATCACTTCTCCGGTTGTCATCGAAGACCTGTTAATAGG AACTCCAATCTGCTGTCGGCCACTTTGTGCCTGGTCAAGGAGCTGGACTATAGCAGTCTGGAGGTGCTGGAGCACGCTGTGCGCTGTCGGATCGATGAAATGGCGGGCGAATGA
- the LOC133841666 gene encoding putative cyclin-dependent serine/threonine-protein kinase DDB_G0272797/DDB_G0274007 isoform X4, translating into MSRLTEEMVVARSKQSDLGMIKKLNCWGSDLSDVNIIKRMRGVEVLALSVNKISTLEPFEDCLKLQELYLRKNNIQNLNEISYLQNLPALKYLWLEENPCCDRAGPNYRAIVLRALPNLKKLDNVEVTQEELDDALRGGGGETHATEDDVYEDAYEARQQQQQQQQQQQQQHQQQQQQRVSPQQQHSPQQHMQQSPQQPTHHSPQQHQHQQQPQQHQQRRSSSPMKEEPAHPPSPKYNTITKEQRTSFHQYDHSPGSDQESPHVGYREVRPTPLPPSISTHSMKEYYQSDRQPYPAHYRHSQTDLTEWEEHQQHQAPQVHHNPYGSQMQLHYQQQPQQRRSAGPETGERYAYRNGSARENGGEWEEERPRSSSRRPEGRYSDSVSNVSANVLNHFSGCHRRPVNRNSNLLSATLCLVKELDYSSLEVLEHAVRCRIDEMAGE; encoded by the exons atgtCGCGCCTAACGGAAGAAATGGTTGTTGCCCGTTCCAAGCAATCCGATTTGGGAATGATTAAAAAGCTCAATTGCTG GGGCAGTGATCTCAGCGATGTGAACATAATCAAACGAATGCGTGGTGTTGAAGTCTTGGCGCTTAG CGTGAACAAGATCAGCACTTTGGAACCATTTGAAGACTGCCTGAAACTACAGGAGCTGTATTTACgcaaaaacaatatacaaaatctCAATGAAATTAGCTATTTGCAAAATCTGCCAGCGCTCAAGTATCTGTGGCTGGAGGAGAATCCCTGCTGCGATCGTGCGGGACCAAA CTATCGCGCGATTGTGTTACGCGCTCTGCCCAACCTCAAGAAATTGGATAATGTGGAGGTCACACAGGAGGAGCTCGACGATGCATTGCGAGGCGGAGGCGGCGAGACGCATGCCACCGAAGACGATGTCTATGAAGATGCCTATGAGgcgcgacaacagcagcaacaacaacaacaacaacagcagcagcaacatcagcagcagcaacagcaacgcgtttcaccgcaacagcagcattcaCCGCAACAGCACATGCAACAATCACCGCAACAGCCAACACATCACTCAccgcagcaacatcaacaccaacagcagccacagcaacatcaacagcgtCGCAGCTCGAGTCCCATGAAAGAG GAACCCGCGCACCCGCCATCGCCCAAATATAACACCATTACTAAAGAGCAACGCACTTCCTTTCATCAATATGAT CACTCACCGGGCTCCGATCAGGAGAGCCCGCATGTTGGTTACCGGGAGGTGCGTCCAACGCCTCTGCCGCCCAGCATATCCACACACTCGATGAAG GAATACTATCAGTCGGATCGTCAACCATATCCAGCACACTATCGTCACAGTCAAACCGATCTGACTGAATGGGAGgagcatcaacagcatcaggCACCTCAGGTTCATCACAATCCCTACGGCAGTCAGATGCAGTTGcattatcagcagcagccacagcagcgaCGTAGCGCGGGTCCCGAGACCGGAGAGCGTTACGCCTATCGGAATGGAAGTGCTCGGGAGAATGGGGGAGAGTGGGAGGAAGAGCGACCCCGATCCAG cAGCAGACGTCCCGAGGGTCGCTACAGCGATTCGGTCAGCAATGTGTCAGCAAATGTCTTGAATCACTTCTCCGGTTGTCATCGAAGACCTGTTAATAGG AACTCCAATCTGCTGTCGGCCACTTTGTGCCTGGTCAAGGAGCTGGACTATAGCAGTCTGGAGGTGCTGGAGCACGCTGTGCGCTGTCGGATCGATGAAATGGCGGGCGAATGA
- the LOC133841666 gene encoding adenylate cyclase, terminal-differentiation specific isoform X5 gives MSRLTEEMVVARSKQSDLGMIKKLNCWGSDLSDVNIIKRMRGVEVLALSVNKISTLEPFEDCLKLQELYLRKNNIQNLNEISYLQNLPALKYLWLEENPCCDRAGPNYRAIVLRALPNLKKLDNVEVTQEELDDALRGGGGETHATEDDVYEDAYEARQQQQQQQQQQQQQHQQQQQQRVSPQQQHSPQQHMQQSPQQPTHHSPQQHQHQQQPQQHQQRRSSSPMKEHSPGSDQESPHVGYREVRPTPLPPSISTHSMKEYYQSDRQPYPAHYRHSQTDLTEWEEHQQHQAPQVHHNPYGSQMQLHYQQQPQQRRSAGPETGERYAYRNGSARENGGEWEEERPRSSSRRPEGRYSDSVSNVSANVLNHFSGCHRRPVNRNSNLLSATLCLVKELDYSSLEVLEHAVRCRIDEMAGE, from the exons atgtCGCGCCTAACGGAAGAAATGGTTGTTGCCCGTTCCAAGCAATCCGATTTGGGAATGATTAAAAAGCTCAATTGCTG GGGCAGTGATCTCAGCGATGTGAACATAATCAAACGAATGCGTGGTGTTGAAGTCTTGGCGCTTAG CGTGAACAAGATCAGCACTTTGGAACCATTTGAAGACTGCCTGAAACTACAGGAGCTGTATTTACgcaaaaacaatatacaaaatctCAATGAAATTAGCTATTTGCAAAATCTGCCAGCGCTCAAGTATCTGTGGCTGGAGGAGAATCCCTGCTGCGATCGTGCGGGACCAAA CTATCGCGCGATTGTGTTACGCGCTCTGCCCAACCTCAAGAAATTGGATAATGTGGAGGTCACACAGGAGGAGCTCGACGATGCATTGCGAGGCGGAGGCGGCGAGACGCATGCCACCGAAGACGATGTCTATGAAGATGCCTATGAGgcgcgacaacagcagcaacaacaacaacaacaacagcagcagcaacatcagcagcagcaacagcaacgcgtttcaccgcaacagcagcattcaCCGCAACAGCACATGCAACAATCACCGCAACAGCCAACACATCACTCAccgcagcaacatcaacaccaacagcagccacagcaacatcaacagcgtCGCAGCTCGAGTCCCATGAAAGAG CACTCACCGGGCTCCGATCAGGAGAGCCCGCATGTTGGTTACCGGGAGGTGCGTCCAACGCCTCTGCCGCCCAGCATATCCACACACTCGATGAAG GAATACTATCAGTCGGATCGTCAACCATATCCAGCACACTATCGTCACAGTCAAACCGATCTGACTGAATGGGAGgagcatcaacagcatcaggCACCTCAGGTTCATCACAATCCCTACGGCAGTCAGATGCAGTTGcattatcagcagcagccacagcagcgaCGTAGCGCGGGTCCCGAGACCGGAGAGCGTTACGCCTATCGGAATGGAAGTGCTCGGGAGAATGGGGGAGAGTGGGAGGAAGAGCGACCCCGATCCAG cAGCAGACGTCCCGAGGGTCGCTACAGCGATTCGGTCAGCAATGTGTCAGCAAATGTCTTGAATCACTTCTCCGGTTGTCATCGAAGACCTGTTAATAGG AACTCCAATCTGCTGTCGGCCACTTTGTGCCTGGTCAAGGAGCTGGACTATAGCAGTCTGGAGGTGCTGGAGCACGCTGTGCGCTGTCGGATCGATGAAATGGCGGGCGAATGA
- the LOC133841666 gene encoding adenylate cyclase, terminal-differentiation specific isoform X6 → MSRLTEEMVVARSKQSDLGMIKKLNCWGSDLSDVNIIKRMRGVEVLALSVNKISTLEPFEDCLKLQELYLRKNNIQNLNEISYLQNLPALKYLWLEENPCCDRAGPNYRAIVLRALPNLKKLDNVEVTQEELDDALRGGGGETHATEDDVYEDAYEARQQQQQQQQQQQQQHQQQQQQRVSPQQQHSPQQHMQQSPQQPTHHSPQQHQHQQQPQQHQQRRSSSPMKEEYYQSDRQPYPAHYRHSQTDLTEWEEHQQHQAPQVHHNPYGSQMQLHYQQQPQQRRSAGPETGERYAYRNGSARENGGEWEEERPRSSSRRPEGRYSDSVSNVSANVLNHFSGCHRRPVNRNSNLLSATLCLVKELDYSSLEVLEHAVRCRIDEMAGE, encoded by the exons atgtCGCGCCTAACGGAAGAAATGGTTGTTGCCCGTTCCAAGCAATCCGATTTGGGAATGATTAAAAAGCTCAATTGCTG GGGCAGTGATCTCAGCGATGTGAACATAATCAAACGAATGCGTGGTGTTGAAGTCTTGGCGCTTAG CGTGAACAAGATCAGCACTTTGGAACCATTTGAAGACTGCCTGAAACTACAGGAGCTGTATTTACgcaaaaacaatatacaaaatctCAATGAAATTAGCTATTTGCAAAATCTGCCAGCGCTCAAGTATCTGTGGCTGGAGGAGAATCCCTGCTGCGATCGTGCGGGACCAAA CTATCGCGCGATTGTGTTACGCGCTCTGCCCAACCTCAAGAAATTGGATAATGTGGAGGTCACACAGGAGGAGCTCGACGATGCATTGCGAGGCGGAGGCGGCGAGACGCATGCCACCGAAGACGATGTCTATGAAGATGCCTATGAGgcgcgacaacagcagcaacaacaacaacaacaacagcagcagcaacatcagcagcagcaacagcaacgcgtttcaccgcaacagcagcattcaCCGCAACAGCACATGCAACAATCACCGCAACAGCCAACACATCACTCAccgcagcaacatcaacaccaacagcagccacagcaacatcaacagcgtCGCAGCTCGAGTCCCATGAAAGAG GAATACTATCAGTCGGATCGTCAACCATATCCAGCACACTATCGTCACAGTCAAACCGATCTGACTGAATGGGAGgagcatcaacagcatcaggCACCTCAGGTTCATCACAATCCCTACGGCAGTCAGATGCAGTTGcattatcagcagcagccacagcagcgaCGTAGCGCGGGTCCCGAGACCGGAGAGCGTTACGCCTATCGGAATGGAAGTGCTCGGGAGAATGGGGGAGAGTGGGAGGAAGAGCGACCCCGATCCAG cAGCAGACGTCCCGAGGGTCGCTACAGCGATTCGGTCAGCAATGTGTCAGCAAATGTCTTGAATCACTTCTCCGGTTGTCATCGAAGACCTGTTAATAGG AACTCCAATCTGCTGTCGGCCACTTTGTGCCTGGTCAAGGAGCTGGACTATAGCAGTCTGGAGGTGCTGGAGCACGCTGTGCGCTGTCGGATCGATGAAATGGCGGGCGAATGA
- the LOC133841666 gene encoding adenylate cyclase, terminal-differentiation specific isoform X2, with protein sequence MSRLTEEMVVARSKQSDLGMIKKLNCWGSDLSDVNIIKRMRGVEVLALSVNKISTLEPFEDCLKLQELYLRKNNIQNLNEISYLQNLPALKYLWLEENPCCDRAGPNYRAIVLRALPNLKKLDNVEVTQEELDDALRGGGGETHATEDDVYEDAYEARQQQQQQQQQQQQQHQQQQQQRVSPQQQHSPQQHMQQSPQQPTHHSPQQHQHQQQPQQHQQRRSSSPMKEPPQLASPLANNLDGSVTNNITDLYSNQVQNSMPPTPTKEPAHPPSPKYNTITKEQRTSFHQYDHSPGSDQESPHVGYREVRPTPLPPSISTHSMKEYYQSDRQPYPAHYRHSQTDLTEWEEHQQHQAPQVHHNPYGSQMQLHYQQQPQQRRSAGPETGERYAYRNGSARENGGEWEEERPRSSRRPEGRYSDSVSNVSANVLNHFSGCHRRPVNRNSNLLSATLCLVKELDYSSLEVLEHAVRCRIDEMAGE encoded by the exons atgtCGCGCCTAACGGAAGAAATGGTTGTTGCCCGTTCCAAGCAATCCGATTTGGGAATGATTAAAAAGCTCAATTGCTG GGGCAGTGATCTCAGCGATGTGAACATAATCAAACGAATGCGTGGTGTTGAAGTCTTGGCGCTTAG CGTGAACAAGATCAGCACTTTGGAACCATTTGAAGACTGCCTGAAACTACAGGAGCTGTATTTACgcaaaaacaatatacaaaatctCAATGAAATTAGCTATTTGCAAAATCTGCCAGCGCTCAAGTATCTGTGGCTGGAGGAGAATCCCTGCTGCGATCGTGCGGGACCAAA CTATCGCGCGATTGTGTTACGCGCTCTGCCCAACCTCAAGAAATTGGATAATGTGGAGGTCACACAGGAGGAGCTCGACGATGCATTGCGAGGCGGAGGCGGCGAGACGCATGCCACCGAAGACGATGTCTATGAAGATGCCTATGAGgcgcgacaacagcagcaacaacaacaacaacaacagcagcagcaacatcagcagcagcaacagcaacgcgtttcaccgcaacagcagcattcaCCGCAACAGCACATGCAACAATCACCGCAACAGCCAACACATCACTCAccgcagcaacatcaacaccaacagcagccacagcaacatcaacagcgtCGCAGCTCGAGTCCCATGAAAGAG CCGCCACAATTAGCAAGTCCGCTTGCCAATAACTTGGATGGAAGTGTAACCAATAATATCACCGATTTATATAGTAATCAAGTGCAAAACTCAATGCCCCCCACACCCACAAAG GAACCCGCGCACCCGCCATCGCCCAAATATAACACCATTACTAAAGAGCAACGCACTTCCTTTCATCAATATGAT CACTCACCGGGCTCCGATCAGGAGAGCCCGCATGTTGGTTACCGGGAGGTGCGTCCAACGCCTCTGCCGCCCAGCATATCCACACACTCGATGAAG GAATACTATCAGTCGGATCGTCAACCATATCCAGCACACTATCGTCACAGTCAAACCGATCTGACTGAATGGGAGgagcatcaacagcatcaggCACCTCAGGTTCATCACAATCCCTACGGCAGTCAGATGCAGTTGcattatcagcagcagccacagcagcgaCGTAGCGCGGGTCCCGAGACCGGAGAGCGTTACGCCTATCGGAATGGAAGTGCTCGGGAGAATGGGGGAGAGTGGGAGGAAGAGCGACCCCGATCCAG CAGACGTCCCGAGGGTCGCTACAGCGATTCGGTCAGCAATGTGTCAGCAAATGTCTTGAATCACTTCTCCGGTTGTCATCGAAGACCTGTTAATAGG AACTCCAATCTGCTGTCGGCCACTTTGTGCCTGGTCAAGGAGCTGGACTATAGCAGTCTGGAGGTGCTGGAGCACGCTGTGCGCTGTCGGATCGATGAAATGGCGGGCGAATGA
- the LOC133841666 gene encoding alpha-protein kinase 1 isoform X1, producing the protein MSRLTEEMVVARSKQSDLGMIKKLNCWGSDLSDVNIIKRMRGVEVLALSVNKISTLEPFEDCLKLQELYLRKNNIQNLNEISYLQNLPALKYLWLEENPCCDRAGPNYRAIVLRALPNLKKLDNVEVTQEELDDALRGGGGETHATEDDVYEDAYEARQQQQQQQQQQQQQHQQQQQQRVSPQQQHSPQQHMQQSPQQPTHHSPQQHQHQQQPQQHQQRRSSSPMKEPPQLASPLANNLDGSVTNNITDLYSNQVQNSMPPTPTKEPAHPPSPKYNTITKEQRTSFHQYDHSPGSDQESPHVGYREVRPTPLPPSISTHSMKEYYQSDRQPYPAHYRHSQTDLTEWEEHQQHQAPQVHHNPYGSQMQLHYQQQPQQRRSAGPETGERYAYRNGSARENGGEWEEERPRSSSRRPEGRYSDSVSNVSANVLNHFSGCHRRPVNRNSNLLSATLCLVKELDYSSLEVLEHAVRCRIDEMAGE; encoded by the exons atgtCGCGCCTAACGGAAGAAATGGTTGTTGCCCGTTCCAAGCAATCCGATTTGGGAATGATTAAAAAGCTCAATTGCTG GGGCAGTGATCTCAGCGATGTGAACATAATCAAACGAATGCGTGGTGTTGAAGTCTTGGCGCTTAG CGTGAACAAGATCAGCACTTTGGAACCATTTGAAGACTGCCTGAAACTACAGGAGCTGTATTTACgcaaaaacaatatacaaaatctCAATGAAATTAGCTATTTGCAAAATCTGCCAGCGCTCAAGTATCTGTGGCTGGAGGAGAATCCCTGCTGCGATCGTGCGGGACCAAA CTATCGCGCGATTGTGTTACGCGCTCTGCCCAACCTCAAGAAATTGGATAATGTGGAGGTCACACAGGAGGAGCTCGACGATGCATTGCGAGGCGGAGGCGGCGAGACGCATGCCACCGAAGACGATGTCTATGAAGATGCCTATGAGgcgcgacaacagcagcaacaacaacaacaacaacagcagcagcaacatcagcagcagcaacagcaacgcgtttcaccgcaacagcagcattcaCCGCAACAGCACATGCAACAATCACCGCAACAGCCAACACATCACTCAccgcagcaacatcaacaccaacagcagccacagcaacatcaacagcgtCGCAGCTCGAGTCCCATGAAAGAG CCGCCACAATTAGCAAGTCCGCTTGCCAATAACTTGGATGGAAGTGTAACCAATAATATCACCGATTTATATAGTAATCAAGTGCAAAACTCAATGCCCCCCACACCCACAAAG GAACCCGCGCACCCGCCATCGCCCAAATATAACACCATTACTAAAGAGCAACGCACTTCCTTTCATCAATATGAT CACTCACCGGGCTCCGATCAGGAGAGCCCGCATGTTGGTTACCGGGAGGTGCGTCCAACGCCTCTGCCGCCCAGCATATCCACACACTCGATGAAG GAATACTATCAGTCGGATCGTCAACCATATCCAGCACACTATCGTCACAGTCAAACCGATCTGACTGAATGGGAGgagcatcaacagcatcaggCACCTCAGGTTCATCACAATCCCTACGGCAGTCAGATGCAGTTGcattatcagcagcagccacagcagcgaCGTAGCGCGGGTCCCGAGACCGGAGAGCGTTACGCCTATCGGAATGGAAGTGCTCGGGAGAATGGGGGAGAGTGGGAGGAAGAGCGACCCCGATCCAG cAGCAGACGTCCCGAGGGTCGCTACAGCGATTCGGTCAGCAATGTGTCAGCAAATGTCTTGAATCACTTCTCCGGTTGTCATCGAAGACCTGTTAATAGG AACTCCAATCTGCTGTCGGCCACTTTGTGCCTGGTCAAGGAGCTGGACTATAGCAGTCTGGAGGTGCTGGAGCACGCTGTGCGCTGTCGGATCGATGAAATGGCGGGCGAATGA
- the LOC133841666 gene encoding alpha-protein kinase 1 isoform X3 — translation MSRLTEEMVVARSKQSDLGMIKKLNCCVNKISTLEPFEDCLKLQELYLRKNNIQNLNEISYLQNLPALKYLWLEENPCCDRAGPNYRAIVLRALPNLKKLDNVEVTQEELDDALRGGGGETHATEDDVYEDAYEARQQQQQQQQQQQQQHQQQQQQRVSPQQQHSPQQHMQQSPQQPTHHSPQQHQHQQQPQQHQQRRSSSPMKEPPQLASPLANNLDGSVTNNITDLYSNQVQNSMPPTPTKEPAHPPSPKYNTITKEQRTSFHQYDHSPGSDQESPHVGYREVRPTPLPPSISTHSMKEYYQSDRQPYPAHYRHSQTDLTEWEEHQQHQAPQVHHNPYGSQMQLHYQQQPQQRRSAGPETGERYAYRNGSARENGGEWEEERPRSSSRRPEGRYSDSVSNVSANVLNHFSGCHRRPVNRNSNLLSATLCLVKELDYSSLEVLEHAVRCRIDEMAGE, via the exons atgtCGCGCCTAACGGAAGAAATGGTTGTTGCCCGTTCCAAGCAATCCGATTTGGGAATGATTAAAAAGCTCAATTGCTG CGTGAACAAGATCAGCACTTTGGAACCATTTGAAGACTGCCTGAAACTACAGGAGCTGTATTTACgcaaaaacaatatacaaaatctCAATGAAATTAGCTATTTGCAAAATCTGCCAGCGCTCAAGTATCTGTGGCTGGAGGAGAATCCCTGCTGCGATCGTGCGGGACCAAA CTATCGCGCGATTGTGTTACGCGCTCTGCCCAACCTCAAGAAATTGGATAATGTGGAGGTCACACAGGAGGAGCTCGACGATGCATTGCGAGGCGGAGGCGGCGAGACGCATGCCACCGAAGACGATGTCTATGAAGATGCCTATGAGgcgcgacaacagcagcaacaacaacaacaacaacagcagcagcaacatcagcagcagcaacagcaacgcgtttcaccgcaacagcagcattcaCCGCAACAGCACATGCAACAATCACCGCAACAGCCAACACATCACTCAccgcagcaacatcaacaccaacagcagccacagcaacatcaacagcgtCGCAGCTCGAGTCCCATGAAAGAG CCGCCACAATTAGCAAGTCCGCTTGCCAATAACTTGGATGGAAGTGTAACCAATAATATCACCGATTTATATAGTAATCAAGTGCAAAACTCAATGCCCCCCACACCCACAAAG GAACCCGCGCACCCGCCATCGCCCAAATATAACACCATTACTAAAGAGCAACGCACTTCCTTTCATCAATATGAT CACTCACCGGGCTCCGATCAGGAGAGCCCGCATGTTGGTTACCGGGAGGTGCGTCCAACGCCTCTGCCGCCCAGCATATCCACACACTCGATGAAG GAATACTATCAGTCGGATCGTCAACCATATCCAGCACACTATCGTCACAGTCAAACCGATCTGACTGAATGGGAGgagcatcaacagcatcaggCACCTCAGGTTCATCACAATCCCTACGGCAGTCAGATGCAGTTGcattatcagcagcagccacagcagcgaCGTAGCGCGGGTCCCGAGACCGGAGAGCGTTACGCCTATCGGAATGGAAGTGCTCGGGAGAATGGGGGAGAGTGGGAGGAAGAGCGACCCCGATCCAG cAGCAGACGTCCCGAGGGTCGCTACAGCGATTCGGTCAGCAATGTGTCAGCAAATGTCTTGAATCACTTCTCCGGTTGTCATCGAAGACCTGTTAATAGG AACTCCAATCTGCTGTCGGCCACTTTGTGCCTGGTCAAGGAGCTGGACTATAGCAGTCTGGAGGTGCTGGAGCACGCTGTGCGCTGTCGGATCGATGAAATGGCGGGCGAATGA
- the LOC133845154 gene encoding uncharacterized protein LOC133845154 → MFRLLLVVTIVCFAQSHCAVTSQHPRLLQTLGDATIALQAAQQSLEDELKHRPSLSSSSSTLTSVSVVQDWSLVCKELCGAGLGVTPCANYCQKSGGGMVTILNTVFDWAKCGQLTGSQNASECKGAEPLISYGDRLCSSFCYQRRRTLNGCSPCQLLSVSDEEKDEKEKEKVSAVQNAASHGSGDGASLTMTATMQLAVKPQVEIAGRDTSETPDWDEVCKTLCKTGDGGSLCNCDLSPFFT, encoded by the exons ATGTTTCGACTGCTATTGGTTGTCACCATCGTGTGCTTTGCGCAGTCGCATTGCGCCGTGACGTCACAGCATCCACGTCTGTTGCAGACATTGGGGGATGCTACAATTGCGCTGCAAGCAGCACAGCAAAGCCTTGAAGATGAGCTCAAGCACAGaccgtcgttgtcgtcgtcgtcgtcaactCTGACGTCCGTCAGCGTAGTTCAGGATTGGAGTTTGGTGTGTAAAGAGCTCTGCGG AGCTGGCCTCGGCGTAACGCCATGTGCGAATTACTGCCAAAAGTCTGGCGGCGGAATGGTGACGATCCTGAACACTGTTTTCGATTGGGCTAAATGCGGGCAACTGACTGGATCGCAAAATG CTTCTGAGTGCAAGGGAGCTGAGCCTCTCATCTCCTACGGCGATCGACTTTGCTCGAGCTTCTGCTATCAGCGCCGTCGCACATTGAACGGTTGCAGTCCATGTCAGTTGTTGAGTGTTTCGGATGAGGAAAAGGatgagaaggagaaggagaaggtcAGTGCAGTGCAGAATGCGGCTTCACATGGTTCCGGAGATGGCGCAAGTTTGACGATGACAGCAACAATGCAGCTGGCAGTCAAACCCCAAGTTGAGATTGCGGGAAGAGACACTTCAGAGACGCCGGACTGGGACGAAGTGTGCAAGACGCTGTGCAAGACTGGCGATGGCGGGTCTTTGTGCAACTGTGATCTATCGCCGTTTTTCACCTGA